A window of the Lysinibacillus irui genome harbors these coding sequences:
- a CDS encoding Msr family ABC-F type ribosomal protection protein, translated as MEKVCFELENVVVTYLDQEILNIEKLAVHQFDRIGIVGKNGAGKSTLMKLLAGKIRLTNGRIKSHVHFGYFEQVEAPTSTKPDPALLGKLAVPKQSDQLSGGEQTRLKLAQLFSIYEEALLIDEPTTHLDQKGISFLLDELRYYYGALILISHDRAVLDDLVTTIWEVENGKITIYAGNYSDYAYQKQLERDQQSQAYDQYLKEKSRLEKAVDEKLKKAEKIAQAGSMSKREANAKPNRMFMTKSKGTSQKSVQRAAKAIEHRIEKLRKVEAVQGERKIVFRQPKPLKLHNKFPIMAEQLCLHVQEKVLLDNVSFQIPLGKKIALTGSNGCGKSTLLRHIANNGEGLTISPKAKIGHFLQMSYQFKSEETVLQFLENRSEYDEGLLRSVLHSMQFIGTDIQKVVKFLSGGEAIRLQLCQLFLGNYNILLLDEPTNFLDIHALEALEQFMAAYEGTIIFVTHDKKFIKNVADVQFVIENKKIF; from the coding sequence ATGGAAAAGGTTTGCTTTGAATTAGAGAATGTAGTCGTGACTTATTTAGATCAAGAGATATTGAATATAGAAAAATTAGCTGTGCATCAATTTGACCGAATAGGAATCGTTGGTAAAAATGGTGCTGGTAAAAGTACATTAATGAAATTACTTGCTGGGAAGATTCGACTAACAAACGGGAGGATAAAAAGCCATGTTCATTTCGGGTATTTTGAACAAGTGGAAGCACCGACATCCACTAAACCAGATCCAGCCTTATTGGGCAAACTTGCCGTACCCAAGCAATCTGACCAGCTTAGTGGTGGAGAGCAAACACGATTAAAGCTAGCACAATTATTTTCTATTTATGAGGAAGCTTTGCTCATTGATGAGCCAACAACACATTTGGATCAAAAGGGTATTTCGTTTCTACTTGATGAATTGCGCTATTATTATGGGGCACTTATACTAATAAGTCACGATCGTGCTGTACTAGATGATCTGGTTACAACCATATGGGAAGTTGAAAATGGTAAGATCACAATTTATGCGGGCAATTACAGTGATTATGCTTACCAAAAGCAATTAGAACGAGATCAGCAAAGTCAAGCATATGACCAATACTTGAAAGAAAAAAGCAGACTTGAAAAAGCTGTTGATGAAAAGCTGAAAAAAGCTGAAAAAATTGCTCAAGCAGGTAGTATGTCGAAAAGAGAGGCTAACGCAAAACCGAATCGTATGTTTATGACAAAGTCCAAAGGCACAAGTCAAAAATCTGTGCAGCGTGCAGCTAAAGCCATCGAGCATCGAATAGAAAAGCTCCGGAAAGTAGAGGCTGTACAGGGAGAGAGAAAAATAGTTTTCCGGCAACCGAAGCCTTTAAAACTACACAATAAATTTCCGATTATGGCCGAGCAGCTCTGTTTACACGTTCAGGAAAAGGTACTATTGGATAATGTAAGCTTTCAAATACCATTGGGTAAAAAAATTGCGCTTACAGGTAGTAACGGTTGTGGTAAAAGTACCTTACTACGACATATCGCTAATAATGGTGAAGGATTAACCATCTCCCCTAAGGCTAAGATAGGTCATTTCCTACAGATGAGCTATCAATTTAAAAGCGAGGAGACCGTTCTGCAATTTTTGGAAAATCGCTCTGAATATGATGAAGGCCTATTACGAAGTGTGCTTCATTCCATGCAGTTTATAGGAACCGATATACAAAAAGTCGTAAAGTTTTTAAGTGGTGGAGAAGCCATACGCCTCCAGCTCTGTCAGCTATTTTTGGGAAACTATAATATTTTACTATTGGATGAGCCGACTAATTTCTTAGATATTCATGCATTAGAAGCGCTTGAGCAATTTATGGCTGCCTATGAAGGAACAATCATCTTTGTCACGCATGATAAAAAGTTCATCAAAAATGTAGCGGATGTCCAGTTTGTAATAGAAAATAAAAAGATATTTTAA
- a CDS encoding D-alanine--D-alanine ligase, with protein MKVGVIMGGTSSEKQVSIMTGKEMVAQLDKHKYDVFAITLDDNKEVIDKVRDIDVALLALHGKFGEDGTIQGVLEALDIPYTGSGLLASSLCMDKNMTKKILRYEGVATPNWLHFVKGEELPLQNIELMGYPLVVKPNADGSSVGVHIVHDRSALLAAVTDVFKSNNEIIIEEYLIGDEITCGILNEELLPVLSIKHTAVFFDYKAKYDDASTIEEPIELPPAIHERVAKAAMISYKALKCSVYARVDMLVKDGVPYVLEVNTLPGMTPNSLLPKSAQAAGISYSALLDSIIESSLQIKRNG; from the coding sequence ATGAAGGTTGGCGTAATCATGGGTGGCACTTCCTCCGAAAAGCAAGTTTCGATTATGACTGGTAAGGAAATGGTCGCTCAATTAGATAAGCACAAATACGATGTTTTTGCCATTACGTTGGATGACAACAAAGAGGTAATAGATAAGGTTCGTGACATTGATGTGGCGTTACTGGCACTACACGGTAAGTTTGGAGAGGACGGTACGATTCAAGGTGTATTAGAAGCATTGGATATCCCTTATACCGGGAGCGGTCTGTTAGCTAGTAGTTTGTGTATGGATAAAAATATGACTAAAAAAATACTACGCTATGAAGGGGTTGCTACACCTAATTGGCTGCACTTTGTTAAGGGCGAGGAGCTTCCTTTACAGAATATAGAGCTTATGGGCTATCCACTTGTTGTTAAACCGAATGCGGATGGCTCAAGTGTAGGTGTTCACATCGTTCACGATCGGAGTGCCTTATTAGCTGCTGTTACGGACGTATTTAAATCGAATAACGAAATTATTATCGAGGAGTATTTGATCGGAGACGAGATTACATGCGGGATACTGAATGAGGAGCTATTACCTGTCCTATCAATCAAACATACGGCAGTATTTTTTGATTATAAGGCGAAATATGATGATGCTTCCACGATAGAGGAGCCAATAGAACTTCCGCCTGCTATTCATGAACGAGTAGCAAAGGCTGCTATGATTAGTTACAAGGCATTAAAATGTAGCGTTTATGCTAGAGTGGATATGTTGGTTAAGGATGGCGTTCCTTATGTGCTGGAGGTTAATACACTCCCTGGAATGACACCAAATAGCTTACTACCAAAAAGTGCACAGGCTGCTGGAATTAGCTATTCAGCATTATTGGATAGCATTATTGAAAGCTCCTTACAGATTAAGAGAAATGGATAA
- a CDS encoding erythromycin resistance leader peptide — MTHAMRLRFPMLNQ, encoded by the coding sequence ATGACACATGCTATGAGACTACGTTTCCCAATGTTGAACCAATAA
- a CDS encoding YitT family protein, giving the protein MKKYVIDIFMIMLGALLFALAVNLFVIPNDLGEGGVTGLTIIAYYLFGWSPSIVSFVMNAVLLIIGYKFLNRQTTIYTIIAVSFHSLFLHLTESWSISSDEIIVNTIFGGVFAGVGIGLIIRVGGTTAGSTILARITNKYLGWSISYGLLFFDLIVAFSSYFIIGAEALMLTIIMLYIGTKVMEFVIEGVNPKKAVTIISKKPEEIAGQVTAYMNRGVTVLAGHGYYTKEQKEILYIVISKQEVVKLKKIVKEVDKDAFIAIHDVRDVFGEGFIELAKS; this is encoded by the coding sequence ATGAAAAAATACGTTATTGATATTTTTATGATTATGCTTGGAGCTTTGCTTTTTGCCCTAGCGGTTAACTTATTTGTTATTCCGAATGATTTGGGTGAGGGTGGCGTAACAGGCTTAACAATTATAGCTTACTATTTGTTCGGATGGTCGCCAAGTATTGTCAGCTTTGTTATGAACGCAGTTTTACTGATCATCGGCTATAAATTTTTAAATAGGCAAACGACAATCTACACAATTATTGCGGTCTCCTTCCACTCGCTGTTCTTACATTTAACAGAATCTTGGTCTATTTCCTCAGATGAAATTATCGTCAATACGATTTTTGGTGGCGTTTTTGCCGGAGTCGGCATTGGCTTGATTATAAGAGTTGGTGGTACAACGGCAGGCTCTACGATTTTAGCTAGAATTACTAACAAATATCTTGGTTGGAGTATTAGCTATGGACTTCTATTCTTTGATTTAATTGTCGCTTTTTCATCTTACTTTATTATTGGGGCAGAGGCGTTAATGCTAACGATTATTATGCTCTATATCGGCACAAAGGTGATGGAGTTTGTCATTGAGGGGGTTAACCCTAAAAAGGCTGTTACAATTATCTCCAAAAAACCTGAAGAAATTGCTGGACAGGTGACTGCTTATATGAATCGTGGTGTTACAGTTCTTGCAGGCCATGGCTATTATACAAAGGAACAAAAGGAAATCCTGTATATTGTGATTAGTAAGCAAGAAGTTGTAAAGCTCAAAAAAATTGTCAAAGAGGTCGACAAAGACGCCTTTATTGCCATTCATGATGTAAGAGACGTTTTTGGAGAAGGTTTTATTGAATTAGCAAAATCTTAA
- the pdxR gene encoding MocR-like pyridoxine biosynthesis transcription factor PdxR — MFNDFKVLDEGPVYVQLKKYVQDMIVKGHLLEHQKLPSTRELSKLLTVSRNTVLNAYAELEQDGIIYAVKGKGHFVGKVTTLKTSSIIEMDWKKRLNDTTLLADEIDLIRQDIHWQKGMISFISIAPEEKLFDVENFKRAFLTRMSIEGDIVLNYGYAKGYKPLIDYLLGYMEMKGVDISNKDIMITNGFTEGLDILLSSFAKKSGRVLCENPTHHAALKLFRMHGLDIHGIDMSDDGVDIGQVEQDLAEKQFDFAYFIPSYHNPTGIVTSSEKRNAIFQLFSKYQIPIVEDGFNEELRYTGSHLAPLIAFSGSGNNIVYIGSFSKILFPGLRVGWILADKELISYLESMKRARTIHTSTLDQAVLYQYLQDGYFEKYLKKARSVYKKKYELARQACMQYIPFSRITGDGGLHLFIELEEGVDARILLEKCYNKGVVFYPGDVFFTNGRGNNTFRLGFSRLSDEDIIRGIQIIGDTLKNDMRG; from the coding sequence TTGTTTAATGATTTTAAGGTTTTAGATGAAGGTCCTGTTTATGTGCAATTAAAGAAATATGTTCAAGATATGATTGTCAAGGGACATCTATTGGAGCATCAAAAGCTTCCATCTACCCGTGAACTTAGTAAGTTATTAACAGTCAGTAGAAATACAGTGTTGAACGCATATGCCGAATTAGAGCAAGATGGCATTATCTATGCAGTGAAGGGCAAAGGGCATTTTGTTGGAAAGGTTACTACATTAAAAACATCGTCTATTATTGAAATGGATTGGAAGAAGAGGTTAAATGATACGACTTTATTAGCAGATGAAATTGATTTAATAAGACAAGATATACACTGGCAAAAGGGCATGATTTCTTTTATTAGTATAGCCCCAGAAGAAAAGCTTTTTGATGTTGAAAACTTCAAAAGGGCATTCCTCACAAGAATGTCCATTGAAGGAGATATTGTTTTAAATTATGGCTATGCAAAGGGATATAAACCTTTAATTGATTACCTTCTTGGTTATATGGAAATGAAGGGTGTAGATATTTCTAATAAAGATATTATGATTACTAATGGTTTTACGGAGGGGCTAGATATATTATTGTCCTCTTTCGCCAAAAAGTCAGGGCGTGTTCTATGTGAAAACCCTACGCATCATGCAGCATTGAAGCTTTTCCGTATGCATGGATTAGACATTCATGGGATCGATATGAGTGATGATGGGGTTGATATAGGTCAGGTGGAACAAGACTTAGCGGAAAAGCAATTTGATTTTGCCTATTTCATCCCGTCCTATCATAATCCAACTGGAATCGTCACTTCTTCTGAAAAAAGGAATGCTATTTTCCAGCTCTTTTCAAAATACCAAATCCCCATTGTAGAGGATGGCTTTAACGAAGAATTAAGGTACACAGGTTCTCATTTGGCACCACTGATAGCCTTTAGCGGATCAGGTAATAACATTGTCTATATTGGCAGCTTCTCTAAAATCCTATTTCCAGGCCTACGTGTTGGCTGGATTTTAGCAGATAAAGAATTAATCAGTTATTTAGAGAGCATGAAAAGAGCTCGAACGATTCATACATCGACATTAGATCAGGCGGTGTTATACCAATATTTGCAGGATGGCTATTTTGAAAAATATTTAAAGAAGGCAAGGTCTGTTTATAAGAAAAAATATGAGCTTGCTCGTCAAGCTTGTATGCAATATATTCCCTTTAGCAGAATAACAGGTGATGGGGGCCTCCATCTTTTTATAGAGCTAGAAGAGGGTGTAGATGCACGGATACTATTGGAGAAATGCTATAACAAGGGTGTCGTGTTTTATCCGGGAGATGTATTTTTCACAAATGGAAGAGGTAATAATACATTTCGTTTAGGATTTTCTCGATTATCAGACGAGGATATAATTCGTGGAATTCAAATCATCGGTGATACATTGAAAAATGACATGAGGGGTTGA